One Gammaproteobacteria bacterium DNA window includes the following coding sequences:
- the ispE gene encoding 4-(cytidine 5'-diphospho)-2-C-methyl-D-erythritol kinase, translating into MSDLWPAPAKLNLMLRITGRRSDGYHTLQTVFQFLDYGDTLRLQVREDGAINRLTDLPGVMSEHDLTVRAARLLQRESGSALGVDITLDKVLPLGGGLGGGSSDAATVLVALNQLWGLNLSEDALASLGLRLGADVPVFVRGRAAWGEGVGEVLTPVNLPEPWYLVVNPGCQVATRKIFGDPELTRDSLPITMRDFLAGDDRNDCERVVRRHSPAVAETLDWLGEEARLTGTGACVYVPFVDFAAANAVLMRLPSRWRGFVAQGCNCSPLNGRRAV; encoded by the coding sequence GTGTCTGATCTCTGGCCTGCCCCTGCCAAACTCAACCTCATGCTGCGGATCACTGGACGCCGTTCGGATGGTTATCACACTCTCCAAACCGTTTTTCAATTCCTGGATTATGGCGATACTTTACGTCTGCAAGTACGAGAAGATGGTGCCATAAATCGGCTCACCGATTTACCAGGGGTGATGTCAGAACACGACCTTACCGTGCGTGCTGCGCGCTTGCTTCAGCGAGAAAGCGGGAGTGCGTTGGGAGTGGACATCACGTTGGATAAGGTACTACCGCTGGGAGGTGGGCTGGGTGGCGGCAGTTCCGACGCAGCGACGGTGCTGGTGGCGCTCAACCAATTGTGGGGATTGAACCTATCCGAGGACGCCCTGGCCAGTCTTGGGTTACGTCTGGGGGCTGACGTGCCGGTCTTTGTACGGGGTCGAGCCGCTTGGGGGGAGGGAGTTGGTGAGGTGCTCACCCCAGTAAACCTACCAGAACCGTGGTATCTGGTGGTGAATCCGGGTTGTCAGGTGGCCACTCGTAAAATCTTTGGTGATCCAGAATTGACACGGGATTCCTTGCCGATCACAATGCGCGACTTTCTTGCAGGCGATGACCGTAACGACTGTGAGCGAGTGGTACGTCGTCACTCTCCGGCGGTGGCCGAGACCCTAGACTGGTTGGGTGAAGAGGCCCGTTTGACTGGAACTGGTGCCTGTGTCTACGTGCCTTTTGTAGATTTTGCGGCGGCTAACGCCGTGTTGATGCGTCTCCCATCGCGGTGGCGTGGTTTTGTAGCACAAGGTTGTAACTGTTCGCCTTTGAACGGGCGACGCGCAGTGTAA